The window TGTTATACATCCGGAACATAATCTTTACATCCATAAATTGGACATTTGTCTCAACCTATGATTCCTAAGAGAGTGTTGTCAATTTCCTATTAGACTTTACTCTTGTTCTCTAATGACACAAATTTGTAACATACGCTTCTTTTATGAGCGTTtttattgaaaatgttttttttataggtaaataaaaattctaattcCAGTGGTTTTATAACTTTGAAACACTTTAGTctattgtgttaaactattatCACTAACTCAAAAGTGTATGAAATATTTAGTTCTATGCATCTTTCCAATCTAAAAAGAGTTTCTTTATTCGAATTTCGTTATCTCCATCTATTAAACAAGTATAATGctatttacacatttatttttaaatccTATATACTTTCTCAATTTTTGTCCATTAATCTTattaaattcattcaatcctacgccctaaaattaaaagaagtgtgcaaaaagtaaaaatgagcgTGTAAATAGTAATACTCTAAACAAATTACGGTAGGTATGAATACGTGTATAAATTAATGTCATAAGCGAAGTGGAATCAAACTGCCTGCCAATACTAacttttacatatatattttttggggtTGGAAAGAGAACATtcattaattaagaaaattaagtaCAAACAACAAAGGGTCAAAGCGAAAAGTGAGCAATAACCCAAAACATTCAGGTAGGCCCAACCAAGCTTATGCCCAGCAAAAGAAGCAAAGCaacaagggagttttaacgaaaagttcgcggtactgttcactttaacgaaaaatcacatttttacactaaaaagtcaatcctgatactatttattttaccctttattttgttgtatatcgttaaaactcaaagttttcaagccattttcattagttttcctaagcAAACAAAAGGAAACCCTAATCTCCAACACTGGAGAGCAGCCCGCCGCATACACTAAGATTGCACCAAATTCCAAATCACACACAAACCATAAGATTAATCTTGAAACACCGAACCAAATCGAACCTTTGAGATCCAAACCATCGACAGGAACACCTGCAAAGCAAGTTGTACCTTATATTATACTTACATCAAACTAGTAGAGAAAACTATTCCTCAACCAATGACAAGTTagtaaaattgaaattgaagtttagacaattgaaaattaaaagagggAAAAACCTATGGAGGACTAAATGGCAATTGATGTAAAGTTTAGGGATATGTTTGTGAAATTGTGATGGATTTAGGcaaattttggattttaatATTTGTGGTGGCAATGAAAACGTGCGAAAAGAGTTGCACTTGCGCACGCCATAGATATTATTGTCTGGCGGGAAAATCGAAGCAGGCCCAAATTAAGCGTACGGATAAAGCTTCTCTCCTTGCGAAAACCCTAATTAAGTGGAGTGTCACTTCCAATTTCTCCGATTCTCTCCGCCCACTTTCCACTTCCGTATCCCGTCATTTCGCGGCATTTCTCTCCATCAATCAAATCCGATCAAATGACGGTTCTTAGGTCCCGCGAAATTGCCTCCCCCAAAACGACGCCGCCTAAGTCCAAGACGCGGCTCAAATTAGAGCCCCCCACGCCAGCCCAGACCCACGAGTCCCCCACTCCTCCAGCTACCGCTTCGACCTCCTTCTCCTACCAACCccgaaaccctaaccctaattttgGCCCCAATCCCCAAAAAGGATCTCTTGGGTTGGGCTCCGGTTCGGTCCCTGTAACGGAAGGAGTGATGCGGCGGCGGAGTATACGTCTCGCTTCCAAGTCTCCGGGTTCTGCCGAGATGGTGGCGAGAGGGGGCGGCGGGGAAGAAGGTGACGATCGTGATTCGAATGGAGAGGTGGGTTTTAATCTGTTTGGGAACAGGATTATGGTTTCGGGAGTTGAGGAAGGGACTGAGGAGTTGAAATTGGTTTCCGGAGGACAGGAGAAGGTAGAAATTGAAGAGGGTAAGAGGGGTTTGGTAGAATTAGGGCTGAGTTATGATTTAGGGATTTTGAGGGATTGCGGtgagaagaaaaggaagttGGAGATCGATATTAATTTTCCGGCTTCCGAATGTGAAGGCGAGGATGTAGCGAGTACGCCGTTTTTGAGTCTGCGGTTAGGGAATAAAGTGACGAAACggggtgtgaatggtggtagtaATGGAGCTTTGGTGATTGATTTAGTTGCTGATGAGCATTGTACCGTGACGAGGGAAGATGAAGttggaagaggagagagagggaagagaaAGTTGGGGGAGAGTGGTTCTGTAGTCAATGGTGTCGATGTGGTGGTGTTGGATTCGGATTCGGACTCGGACGGGGAGAGGGCAAGTGAGAACGTATTGAAGAGTAGTAATGCAAAAGGGAAGATGAAGTTGAGTGATGTGATTGAAGATTTCAAAGGTGACCCGACTCCCAGTGAGAATGGTACAGAAAGGGGCAGAAGGAGATACAGCagcaaagaaaaagggaaagggaaattGGTTGGAGAAGCGGTTTTATCGAGTGGTAACGATGAAGTGGAATTGGGTGTGAAATCAGAAGTTTTTAGTTCAGTTGACAATGTGTTTACGGTTCCTATTCATATAGGAGATAATGTAGCAGTGGACAATGTATTTTCGTCTCAGATTCATATAGAAGAAAATGTTGCATTGCACGATCAAAGGCAGGTAAATAACAGTAACACGAATACAAGAGAGAATGTATCAGATGGAAACGTATACATGGAGCGGTTTCGCGAAACAGCTAGGCGAAATGCACGTCGATTTGCATACTTTTCTGCTGAAGAGGAACAGGTGAATCATTTGCCTCCTGATGCTGAAGTAGCACGGGATATCGAAGATTGGCCTGGTCCCTTCTCTACGGCCATGAAAATTATTAAGGATCGAGCAGAAAAAGATGTGCAAGTGCCCTCTAACAAGACCAAACAATCATCAGTGAATTGGGTTCCTAAGAAGTTTCCAGATCGTCCCCTCCCTAAGATTTCGGTCCCCTCACTGCAAGATCTGTGTTTGGTGGTTCTCGCTAAGAATGCTGATGCAATTGTTTCACTTGACCACGTGGCAGATGCTTTGAGGCACCGGCTAAGTCAGATGCTTTGTGATTCTCGAAAAATGAACAGTCATTTATTCG of the Pyrus communis chromosome 1, drPyrComm1.1, whole genome shotgun sequence genome contains:
- the LOC137744333 gene encoding uncharacterized protein, with translation MTVLRSREIASPKTTPPKSKTRLKLEPPTPAQTHESPTPPATASTSFSYQPRNPNPNFGPNPQKGSLGLGSGSVPVTEGVMRRRSIRLASKSPGSAEMVARGGGGEEGDDRDSNGEVGFNLFGNRIMVSGVEEGTEELKLVSGGQEKVEIEEGKRGLVELGLSYDLGILRDCGEKKRKLEIDINFPASECEGEDVASTPFLSLRLGNKVTKRGVNGGSNGALVIDLVADEHCTVTREDEVGRGERGKRKLGESGSVVNGVDVVVLDSDSDSDGERASENVLKSSNAKGKMKLSDVIEDFKGDPTPSENGTERGRRRYSSKEKGKGKLVGEAVLSSGNDEVELGVKSEVFSSVDNVFTVPIHIGDNVAVDNVFSSQIHIEENVALHDQRQVNNSNTNTRENVSDGNVYMERFRETARRNARRFAYFSAEEEQVNHLPPDAEVARDIEDWPGPFSTAMKIIKDRAEKDVQVPSNKTKQSSVNWVPKKFPDRPLPKISVPSLQDLCLVVLAKNADAIVSLDHVADALRHRLSQMLCDSRKMNSHLFELFVQGSPTEVRLRDCSWMTEEQFTDSFQQCDTTNLTVLQLDQCGRCMPDYILHSTLAQSSNCLPNLVTLSLSGACRLSDIGLGKVISSAPALRSLNLSQCSLLTYSSIGTLADSLGSVLKELYLNDCQGIDAMLMLPALKKLERLEVFSLAGFENVYDSFIREFITARGHSLKELVLTDCVQLTDSSVKVIAETCSGLCALDLANLNKLTDSTLGYLANGCRAIQTLNFLRNPFSDEAIAAFLETSGECLQELSLNHIQMVGHNTAISLAKRSRMLHTLDLSWCRNITDEALGLIVDSCLSLRILKLVGCTQITDTFLDGHSNPEVRIIGLKFSPILEHLKVPNPHEGPLRYSAVY